A genomic window from Salvia hispanica cultivar TCC Black 2014 chromosome 5, UniMelb_Shisp_WGS_1.0, whole genome shotgun sequence includes:
- the LOC125188589 gene encoding endonuclease III homolog 1, chloroplastic-like isoform X4 — MSFPLLKNFSAIANLVSPKSFPSSSSRQMHATRLSTAKRGTNPSAESNNPDDDPAKQVRVFVRKKRAAKTVQAIVEATKPEILDEKPCSLPEIEDFAYGKQSSFSRSNEVQPPANWEKVIEGIRKMRSSEDAPVDSMGCEKAGVSLPPKERRFAVLISSLLSSQTKDQVTHGAIQRLLQNDLLSAEAIDKADEGVIKELIHPVGFYSRKACNMKKVAKICLDKYDGDIPSTLEELLELPGIGPKMAHLVMNVGWNNVQGICVDTHVHRICNRLGWVSRPGTKQRSSTPEQTRESLQLWLPKEEWVPINPLLTVCTPLRPRCGICKITDYCPSAFKETPSPSSTPTKKRALIE, encoded by the exons ATGTCGTTCCCACTTCTGAAGAACTTCTCTGCAATCGCGAATTTAGTTTCACCAAAATCCTTTCCATCTTCTTCTAGCCGCCAAATGCACGCAACTAGATTATCGACGGCAAAAAGGGGGACAAACCCGTCAGCTGAATCGAATAACCCAG ATGATGATCCAGCAAAGCAAGTTCGCGTCTTTGTAAGGAAAAAGAGAGCTGCGAAAACCGTCCAAGCTATAGTTGAAGCAACTAAGCCAGAAATTCTTGATGAAAAG CCTTGCAGCTTACCAGAAATTGAAGACTTTGCATATGGGAAACAAAGCAGTTTTTCTCGTTCGA aTGAAGTACAGCCTCCTGCCAACTGGGAAAAGGTCATTGAAGGAATTCGCAAAATGAGGTCTTCTGAAGATGCACCTGTGGACTCGATGGGGTGTGAGAAAGCCGGTGTTTCACTTCCTCCCAAG GAAAGAAGATTTGCAGTTCTCATTTCTTCTCTATTGTCGAGCCAAACAAAAGATCAAGTTACTCACG GAGCTATTCAACGGCTTCTTCAAAACGATTTGCTTTCAGCCGAAGCCATCGACAAAGCTGATGAAGGTGTCATCAAGGAACTAATTCACCCC GTCGGTTTCTATTCGAGAAAAGCATGCAACATGAAAAAAGTCGCAAAAATCTGTCTCGACAAGTACGATGGAGATATTCCCAGTACATTAGAGGAGTTGCTCGAGCTTCCCGGGATCGGCCCTAAAATGGCTCATCTG GTCATGAATGTCGGGTGGAACAATGTTCAAGGAATATGCGTAGACACTCACGTGCACCGTATTTGCAATCGCCTTGGATGGGTTTCACGCCCGGGCACTAAGCAG AGAAGTTCAACGCCGGAGCAGACCAGAGAATCTTTGCAGCTATGGCTACCCAAGGAAGAATGGGTTCCCATCAACCCTCTTCTG ACTGTGTGCACTCCTCTTAGACCGCGTTGTGGGATATGCAAGATAACTGATTATTGCCCGTCGGCCTTCAAAGAGACACCTAGCCCGTCGTCCACACCGACGAAAAAACGAGCATTGATAGAGTAG
- the LOC125188589 gene encoding endonuclease III homolog 1, chloroplastic-like isoform X1, whose translation MSFPLLKNFSAIANLVSPKSFPSSSSRQMHATRLSTAKRGTNPSAESNNPDDDPAKQVRVFVRKKRAAKTVQAIVEATKPEILDEKPCSLPEIEDFAYGKQSSFSRSNEVQPPANWEKVIEGIRKMRSSEDAPVDSMGCEKAGVSLPPKERRFAVLISSLLSSQTKDQVTHGAIQRLLQNDLLSAEAIDKADEGVIKELIHPVGFYSRKACNMKKVAKICLDKYDGDIPSTLEELLELPGIGPKMAHLVMNVGWNNVQGICVDTHVHRICNRLGWVSRPGTKQRSSTPEQTRESLQLWLPKEEWVPINPLLVGFGQTVCTPLRPRCGICKITDYCPSAFKETPSPSSTPTKKRALIE comes from the exons ATGTCGTTCCCACTTCTGAAGAACTTCTCTGCAATCGCGAATTTAGTTTCACCAAAATCCTTTCCATCTTCTTCTAGCCGCCAAATGCACGCAACTAGATTATCGACGGCAAAAAGGGGGACAAACCCGTCAGCTGAATCGAATAACCCAG ATGATGATCCAGCAAAGCAAGTTCGCGTCTTTGTAAGGAAAAAGAGAGCTGCGAAAACCGTCCAAGCTATAGTTGAAGCAACTAAGCCAGAAATTCTTGATGAAAAG CCTTGCAGCTTACCAGAAATTGAAGACTTTGCATATGGGAAACAAAGCAGTTTTTCTCGTTCGA aTGAAGTACAGCCTCCTGCCAACTGGGAAAAGGTCATTGAAGGAATTCGCAAAATGAGGTCTTCTGAAGATGCACCTGTGGACTCGATGGGGTGTGAGAAAGCCGGTGTTTCACTTCCTCCCAAG GAAAGAAGATTTGCAGTTCTCATTTCTTCTCTATTGTCGAGCCAAACAAAAGATCAAGTTACTCACG GAGCTATTCAACGGCTTCTTCAAAACGATTTGCTTTCAGCCGAAGCCATCGACAAAGCTGATGAAGGTGTCATCAAGGAACTAATTCACCCC GTCGGTTTCTATTCGAGAAAAGCATGCAACATGAAAAAAGTCGCAAAAATCTGTCTCGACAAGTACGATGGAGATATTCCCAGTACATTAGAGGAGTTGCTCGAGCTTCCCGGGATCGGCCCTAAAATGGCTCATCTG GTCATGAATGTCGGGTGGAACAATGTTCAAGGAATATGCGTAGACACTCACGTGCACCGTATTTGCAATCGCCTTGGATGGGTTTCACGCCCGGGCACTAAGCAG AGAAGTTCAACGCCGGAGCAGACCAGAGAATCTTTGCAGCTATGGCTACCCAAGGAAGAATGGGTTCCCATCAACCCTCTTCTG GTAGGTTTCGGGCAGACTGTGTGCACTCCTCTTAGACCGCGTTGTGGGATATGCAAGATAACTGATTATTGCCCGTCGGCCTTCAAAGAGACACCTAGCCCGTCGTCCACACCGACGAAAAAACGAGCATTGATAGAGTAG
- the LOC125188589 gene encoding endonuclease III homolog 1, chloroplastic-like isoform X7, protein MSFPLLKNFSAIANLVSPKSFPSSSSRQMHATRLSTAKRGTNPSAESNNPDDDPAKQVRVFVRKKRAAKTVQAIVEATKPEILDEKPCSLPEIEDFAYGKQSSFSRSNEVQPPANWEKVIEGIRKMRSSEDAPVDSMGCEKAGVSLPPKERRFAVLISSLLSSQTKDQVTHGAIQRLLQNDLLSAEAIDKADEGVIKELIHPVGFYSRKACNMKKVAKICLDKYDGDIPSTLEELLELPGIGPKMAHLVMNVGWNNVQGICVDTHVHRICNRLGWVSRPGTKQFNAGADQRIFAAMATQGRMGSHQPSSDCVHSS, encoded by the exons ATGTCGTTCCCACTTCTGAAGAACTTCTCTGCAATCGCGAATTTAGTTTCACCAAAATCCTTTCCATCTTCTTCTAGCCGCCAAATGCACGCAACTAGATTATCGACGGCAAAAAGGGGGACAAACCCGTCAGCTGAATCGAATAACCCAG ATGATGATCCAGCAAAGCAAGTTCGCGTCTTTGTAAGGAAAAAGAGAGCTGCGAAAACCGTCCAAGCTATAGTTGAAGCAACTAAGCCAGAAATTCTTGATGAAAAG CCTTGCAGCTTACCAGAAATTGAAGACTTTGCATATGGGAAACAAAGCAGTTTTTCTCGTTCGA aTGAAGTACAGCCTCCTGCCAACTGGGAAAAGGTCATTGAAGGAATTCGCAAAATGAGGTCTTCTGAAGATGCACCTGTGGACTCGATGGGGTGTGAGAAAGCCGGTGTTTCACTTCCTCCCAAG GAAAGAAGATTTGCAGTTCTCATTTCTTCTCTATTGTCGAGCCAAACAAAAGATCAAGTTACTCACG GAGCTATTCAACGGCTTCTTCAAAACGATTTGCTTTCAGCCGAAGCCATCGACAAAGCTGATGAAGGTGTCATCAAGGAACTAATTCACCCC GTCGGTTTCTATTCGAGAAAAGCATGCAACATGAAAAAAGTCGCAAAAATCTGTCTCGACAAGTACGATGGAGATATTCCCAGTACATTAGAGGAGTTGCTCGAGCTTCCCGGGATCGGCCCTAAAATGGCTCATCTG GTCATGAATGTCGGGTGGAACAATGTTCAAGGAATATGCGTAGACACTCACGTGCACCGTATTTGCAATCGCCTTGGATGGGTTTCACGCCCGGGCACTAAGCAG TTCAACGCCGGAGCAGACCAGAGAATCTTTGCAGCTATGGCTACCCAAGGAAGAATGGGTTCCCATCAACCCTCTTCTG ACTGTGTGCACTCCTCTTAG
- the LOC125188589 gene encoding endonuclease III homolog 1, chloroplastic-like isoform X5 — MSFPLLKNFSAIANLVSPKSFPSSSSRQMHATRLSTAKRGTNPSAESNNPDDDPAKQVRVFVRKKRAAKTVQAIVEATKPEILDEKPCSLPEIEDFAYGKQSSFSRSNEVQPPANWEKVIEGIRKMRSSEDAPVDSMGCEKAGVSLPPKERRFAVLISSLLSSQTKDQVTHGAIQRLLQNDLLSAEAIDKADEGVIKELIHPVGFYSRKACNMKKVAKICLDKYDGDIPSTLEELLELPGIGPKMAHLVMNVGWNNVQGICVDTHVHRICNRLGWVSRPGTKQRSSTPEQTRESLQLWLPKEEWVPINPLLVSGRLCALLLDRVVGYAR; from the exons ATGTCGTTCCCACTTCTGAAGAACTTCTCTGCAATCGCGAATTTAGTTTCACCAAAATCCTTTCCATCTTCTTCTAGCCGCCAAATGCACGCAACTAGATTATCGACGGCAAAAAGGGGGACAAACCCGTCAGCTGAATCGAATAACCCAG ATGATGATCCAGCAAAGCAAGTTCGCGTCTTTGTAAGGAAAAAGAGAGCTGCGAAAACCGTCCAAGCTATAGTTGAAGCAACTAAGCCAGAAATTCTTGATGAAAAG CCTTGCAGCTTACCAGAAATTGAAGACTTTGCATATGGGAAACAAAGCAGTTTTTCTCGTTCGA aTGAAGTACAGCCTCCTGCCAACTGGGAAAAGGTCATTGAAGGAATTCGCAAAATGAGGTCTTCTGAAGATGCACCTGTGGACTCGATGGGGTGTGAGAAAGCCGGTGTTTCACTTCCTCCCAAG GAAAGAAGATTTGCAGTTCTCATTTCTTCTCTATTGTCGAGCCAAACAAAAGATCAAGTTACTCACG GAGCTATTCAACGGCTTCTTCAAAACGATTTGCTTTCAGCCGAAGCCATCGACAAAGCTGATGAAGGTGTCATCAAGGAACTAATTCACCCC GTCGGTTTCTATTCGAGAAAAGCATGCAACATGAAAAAAGTCGCAAAAATCTGTCTCGACAAGTACGATGGAGATATTCCCAGTACATTAGAGGAGTTGCTCGAGCTTCCCGGGATCGGCCCTAAAATGGCTCATCTG GTCATGAATGTCGGGTGGAACAATGTTCAAGGAATATGCGTAGACACTCACGTGCACCGTATTTGCAATCGCCTTGGATGGGTTTCACGCCCGGGCACTAAGCAG AGAAGTTCAACGCCGGAGCAGACCAGAGAATCTTTGCAGCTATGGCTACCCAAGGAAGAATGGGTTCCCATCAACCCTCTTCTG GTTTCGGGCAGACTGTGTGCACTCCTCTTAGACCGCGTTGTGGGATATGCAAGATAA
- the LOC125188589 gene encoding endonuclease III homolog 1, chloroplastic-like isoform X2 — MSFPLLKNFSAIANLVSPKSFPSSSSRQMHATRLSTAKRGTNPSAESNNPDDDPAKQVRVFVRKKRAAKTVQAIVEATKPEILDEKPCSLPEIEDFAYGKQSSFSRSNEVQPPANWEKVIEGIRKMRSSEDAPVDSMGCEKAGVSLPPKERRFAVLISSLLSSQTKDQVTHGAIQRLLQNDLLSAEAIDKADEGVIKELIHPVGFYSRKACNMKKVAKICLDKYDGDIPSTLEELLELPGIGPKMAHLVMNVGWNNVQGICVDTHVHRICNRLGWVSRPGTKQFNAGADQRIFAAMATQGRMGSHQPSSGFGQTVCTPLRPRCGICKITDYCPSAFKETPSPSSTPTKKRALIE; from the exons ATGTCGTTCCCACTTCTGAAGAACTTCTCTGCAATCGCGAATTTAGTTTCACCAAAATCCTTTCCATCTTCTTCTAGCCGCCAAATGCACGCAACTAGATTATCGACGGCAAAAAGGGGGACAAACCCGTCAGCTGAATCGAATAACCCAG ATGATGATCCAGCAAAGCAAGTTCGCGTCTTTGTAAGGAAAAAGAGAGCTGCGAAAACCGTCCAAGCTATAGTTGAAGCAACTAAGCCAGAAATTCTTGATGAAAAG CCTTGCAGCTTACCAGAAATTGAAGACTTTGCATATGGGAAACAAAGCAGTTTTTCTCGTTCGA aTGAAGTACAGCCTCCTGCCAACTGGGAAAAGGTCATTGAAGGAATTCGCAAAATGAGGTCTTCTGAAGATGCACCTGTGGACTCGATGGGGTGTGAGAAAGCCGGTGTTTCACTTCCTCCCAAG GAAAGAAGATTTGCAGTTCTCATTTCTTCTCTATTGTCGAGCCAAACAAAAGATCAAGTTACTCACG GAGCTATTCAACGGCTTCTTCAAAACGATTTGCTTTCAGCCGAAGCCATCGACAAAGCTGATGAAGGTGTCATCAAGGAACTAATTCACCCC GTCGGTTTCTATTCGAGAAAAGCATGCAACATGAAAAAAGTCGCAAAAATCTGTCTCGACAAGTACGATGGAGATATTCCCAGTACATTAGAGGAGTTGCTCGAGCTTCCCGGGATCGGCCCTAAAATGGCTCATCTG GTCATGAATGTCGGGTGGAACAATGTTCAAGGAATATGCGTAGACACTCACGTGCACCGTATTTGCAATCGCCTTGGATGGGTTTCACGCCCGGGCACTAAGCAG TTCAACGCCGGAGCAGACCAGAGAATCTTTGCAGCTATGGCTACCCAAGGAAGAATGGGTTCCCATCAACCCTCTTCTG GTTTCGGGCAGACTGTGTGCACTCCTCTTAGACCGCGTTGTGGGATATGCAAGATAACTGATTATTGCCCGTCGGCCTTCAAAGAGACACCTAGCCCGTCGTCCACACCGACGAAAAAACGAGCATTGATAGAGTAG
- the LOC125188591 gene encoding uncharacterized protein LOC125188591, with amino-acid sequence MAMMVMEIVESGNRYIFVEETPSQYGGLSKGDFEAADSVNEIIVKPSTQHIVEFSSNQHGRKVGCWMDALHSQKYWSVVFFSAILVELLVILNQKTNRLL; translated from the exons ATGGCAATGATGGTGATGGAGATCGTTGAGAG TGGGAACagatatatttttgttgaggAAACTCCATCACAATATGGTGGACTAAGCAAAGGAGACTTTGAAGCAGCTGATAGTGTGAATGAGATTATTGTGAAACCTTCAACTCAACACATTGTTGAATTTTCTAGCAATCAG CACGGAAGAAAAGTCGGTTGTTGGATGGATGCTTTGCATTCGCAAAAGTATTGgagtgttgtttttttttcagctATACTTG TGGAGTTGCTGGTTATATTGAATCAGAAGACAAATAGATTGTTGTAA
- the LOC125188589 gene encoding endonuclease III homolog 1, chloroplastic-like isoform X6, translated as MSFPLLKNFSAIANLVSPKSFPSSSSRQMHATRLSTAKRGTNPSAESNNPDDDPAKQVRVFVRKKRAAKTVQAIVEATKPEILDEKPCSLPEIEDFAYGKQSSFSRSNEVQPPANWEKVIEGIRKMRSSEDAPVDSMGCEKAGVSLPPKERRFAVLISSLLSSQTKDQVTHGAIQRLLQNDLLSAEAIDKADEGVIKELIHPVGFYSRKACNMKKVAKICLDKYDGDIPSTLEELLELPGIGPKMAHLVMNVGWNNVQGICVDTHVHRICNRLGWVSRPGTKQFNAGADQRIFAAMATQGRMGSHQPSSGRFRADCVHSS; from the exons ATGTCGTTCCCACTTCTGAAGAACTTCTCTGCAATCGCGAATTTAGTTTCACCAAAATCCTTTCCATCTTCTTCTAGCCGCCAAATGCACGCAACTAGATTATCGACGGCAAAAAGGGGGACAAACCCGTCAGCTGAATCGAATAACCCAG ATGATGATCCAGCAAAGCAAGTTCGCGTCTTTGTAAGGAAAAAGAGAGCTGCGAAAACCGTCCAAGCTATAGTTGAAGCAACTAAGCCAGAAATTCTTGATGAAAAG CCTTGCAGCTTACCAGAAATTGAAGACTTTGCATATGGGAAACAAAGCAGTTTTTCTCGTTCGA aTGAAGTACAGCCTCCTGCCAACTGGGAAAAGGTCATTGAAGGAATTCGCAAAATGAGGTCTTCTGAAGATGCACCTGTGGACTCGATGGGGTGTGAGAAAGCCGGTGTTTCACTTCCTCCCAAG GAAAGAAGATTTGCAGTTCTCATTTCTTCTCTATTGTCGAGCCAAACAAAAGATCAAGTTACTCACG GAGCTATTCAACGGCTTCTTCAAAACGATTTGCTTTCAGCCGAAGCCATCGACAAAGCTGATGAAGGTGTCATCAAGGAACTAATTCACCCC GTCGGTTTCTATTCGAGAAAAGCATGCAACATGAAAAAAGTCGCAAAAATCTGTCTCGACAAGTACGATGGAGATATTCCCAGTACATTAGAGGAGTTGCTCGAGCTTCCCGGGATCGGCCCTAAAATGGCTCATCTG GTCATGAATGTCGGGTGGAACAATGTTCAAGGAATATGCGTAGACACTCACGTGCACCGTATTTGCAATCGCCTTGGATGGGTTTCACGCCCGGGCACTAAGCAG TTCAACGCCGGAGCAGACCAGAGAATCTTTGCAGCTATGGCTACCCAAGGAAGAATGGGTTCCCATCAACCCTCTTCTG GTAGGTTTCGGGCAGACTGTGTGCACTCCTCTTAG